In a single window of the Panulirus ornatus isolate Po-2019 chromosome 23, ASM3632096v1, whole genome shotgun sequence genome:
- the LOC139756827 gene encoding esterase E4-like gives MAAGGADGGGCWRTASVFLMVMMTTAVVVVMGGQDYDALPTDLPTSMIARLTDNKGDGYSEEVTHTTPKGTITGLKEVTVGTHPTNTHYYGFRGIPYAEPPVGSLRWADPVDHVGKWAGRHLNATRYQSFCPQYDTEGRRTLGNEDCLYLNIFTPYLPGSPESKTRAAPLPVFVFIHGGAYLRGSSSSHGPARLLTHDIVLVTLNYRLGALGFLTTNDPSLPGNYGLLDQVSALRWVQANVAHFGGDPTRVTIGGFSAGASSVHMHMVSPLSRGLFHQSIMMSGSAHCLWAVQKRLKDYAHMLAKNLDCPVSPSAALKSCLLDIPTNELVSAQADMHTFEFWPLPFTAVVDVGLRENPLLPAPVSELQPTRVPVLMGSVPNESLIFSGVVVLMAKEPKNTTLIYQEAVPYIFALWPEMESVQTVKQLTEAFYFTDQAKTSLDTFLEQSTESLTDYMFTMCVWDTADSLARDGLPVYTYLYNHREADTPIWATPIYKRLEQLGARTPLLTKGISHGDDLVLLFNFQHAPGMLPKRDQTVSDLLTSMWTNFIATGKPQESKGSMSELPRWTPVEPGVSVGYYNITVTPSMVYTPFKQKERNFWQKVLPKATTLRTSLLTHNSAQCVKDY, from the exons ATGGCTGCAGGAGGCGCTGACGGAGGCGGCTGCTGGCGTACCGCGTCGGtcttcctgatggtgatgatgacgacggccgtggtggtggtgatgggaggccaAGACTACGATGCGTTGCCCACCGACCTCCCCACAAGCATGATAGCAAGACTCACAGACAACAAAG GCGATGGATACAGTGAAGAGGTGACACATACAACACCGAAGGGTACTATAACTGGCCTGAAGGAAGTCACTGTTGGAACCCATCCGACGAACACACACTATTATGGCTTCAG GGGGATCCCTTACGCCGAGCCACCAGTTGGGTCCTTACGTTGGGCTGATCCAGTGGACCACGTAGGGAAGTGGGCAGGGCGACACCTAAACGCTACCAGGTACCAATCCTTCTGCCCTCAGTACGACACCGAGGGACGGAGAACACTAGGCAACGAAGACTGTCTTTACTTGAACATTTTCACTCCTTATCTGCCAG GTTCACCAGAGTCAAAGACCAGGGCTGCCCCACtgcctgtgtttgtgtttatcCACGGTGGAGCTTACCTGCGTGGGTCATCCTCCTCCCACGGACCTGCCCGCCTCCTCACCCATGACATCGTTCTCGTCACCCTCAACTATCGTCTCGGGGCCCTGG GGTTCCTGACGACAAATGACCCGAGTCTGCCAGGTAATTATGGCTTGCTGGACCAAGTCTCGGCCCTCCGGTGGGTGCAGGCCAACGTAGCTCACTTCGGTGGAGACCCGACACGAGTTACCATCGGCGGATTCTCAGCTGGAGCCTCTTCTGTCCACATGCACATGGTGTCTCCACTCTCACGAG GACTGTTCCACCAGAGTATCATGATGAGTGGCTCGGCTCATTGTCTCTGGGCTGTGCAGAAGCGACTCAAGGATTACGCCCACATGTTGGCCAAGAATTTGGACTGCCCCGTCTCCCCGTCTGCTGCCCTGAAGTCCTGCCTGTTGGATATCCCGACTAACGAGCTTGTCTCTGCCCAGGCCGACATGCAC ACATTCGAGTTCTGGCCACTGCCTTTCACGGCCGTGGTGGACGTTGGACTGAGAGAAAACCCGCTGTTGCCTGCTCCCGTCTCAGAGCTCCAGCCCACCCGCGTCCCCGTCTTGATGGGTTCAGTTCCAAATGAAAGTCTCATCTTCTCTGGAG TTGTCGTCCTGATGGCAAAGGAACCCAAAAATACGACCTTAATCTACCAGGAGGCCGTGCCATACATCTTCGCCCTATGGCCCGAGATGGAATCCGTGCAGACCGTGAAACAGTTGACTGAGGCCTTCTACTTTACCGATCAAGCCAAGACGTCCCTCGACACCTTCCTGGAACAGTCAACAGAG TCGTTAACAGACTACATgttcaccatgtgtgtgtgggacacagcGGACTCCCTGGCCAGGGATGGCCTCCCCGTCTATAC GTACTTATACAACCACCGTGAGGCTGACACGCCCATATGGGCCACGCCCATTTACAAGCGCCTGGAGCAGCTGGGTGCGAGGACACCCCTACTGACGAAGGGCATCTCCCACGGGGACGACCTGGTTCTTCTCTTCAACTTCCAGCATGCGCCTGGAATGCTTCCCAAGAGAGACCAGACGGTATCAGATCTCCTCACTTCCATGTGGACGAACTTCATTGCTACGGG GAAACCTCAGGAATCAAAAGGTTCCATGTCAGAGTTGCCTCGCTGGACGCCTGTGGAACCTGGTGTATCTGTTGGCTACTACAACATAACTGTCACACCGTCCATGGTCTATACGCCCTTCAAACAAAAG